A single window of Ferrimonas balearica DSM 9799 DNA harbors:
- a CDS encoding MFS transporter, with protein MVKEKPDLSFWQIWNMCFGFLGIQFGFALQNANVSRIFQTLGAEMDTIPLLWIAGPVTGLIVQPIVGHFSDKTWTRLGRRRPYFLYGALATSLALVVMPNASVLWMAAGMLWIMDAAINVSMEPFRAFVGDNLPKRQQAKGYAMQSFFIGIGAVVASMLPWILAQFGVSNQAPEGTIPDTVRYAFYAGAVVLFAAVAWTVFRSREYSPEQLAEFEAAEPASERHHSERRDAAAYRRSALAWLSPGLLATFAIWLWDWHPQLYILSVALMVFGLLQLWVAQSRARGSADNGMATVMDDLFSMPTAMKQLAVVQFFSWFALFAMWIYTTAAVTGVHFGSSDPSSAAYNEGANWVGVLFAAYNGFSALAAVVIPVMVRHFGLRRAHLLNLLLGAAGLASFLVVSDPTLLLVAMVGVGFAWASILSLPYAMLAGCLPAAKMGVYMGIFNFFIVIPQLLAASVLGLILRLGFDNQPIYALAIGAVSLVIAGVATLRVSQNGAALSQSPSVS; from the coding sequence ATGGTGAAGGAAAAACCCGATCTGAGCTTTTGGCAGATCTGGAACATGTGCTTCGGCTTTCTCGGTATTCAGTTCGGTTTTGCCCTTCAGAACGCGAACGTCAGCCGTATTTTTCAAACCCTCGGCGCCGAGATGGACACCATTCCACTGCTGTGGATTGCCGGTCCGGTCACTGGGCTTATCGTGCAGCCCATCGTGGGCCATTTCAGCGACAAGACCTGGACCCGATTGGGCCGTCGTCGCCCCTACTTCCTCTACGGTGCCCTGGCCACCAGTCTGGCGCTGGTGGTGATGCCCAACGCCAGCGTATTGTGGATGGCGGCCGGTATGCTGTGGATCATGGACGCGGCCATCAACGTGTCGATGGAACCCTTCCGCGCCTTTGTCGGTGACAACCTGCCCAAGCGCCAGCAGGCCAAGGGCTACGCCATGCAAAGCTTCTTTATCGGCATTGGCGCCGTGGTGGCGTCGATGCTGCCGTGGATCCTGGCGCAGTTCGGGGTCAGCAATCAGGCGCCGGAAGGCACCATTCCCGATACCGTCCGCTACGCCTTCTACGCCGGTGCCGTGGTGCTGTTTGCCGCCGTCGCCTGGACTGTGTTCCGCAGCCGCGAATACTCCCCTGAGCAACTGGCGGAGTTTGAAGCTGCCGAGCCTGCCAGTGAGCGCCACCACAGCGAGCGTCGGGACGCGGCCGCCTACCGCCGCAGCGCCCTGGCCTGGCTCAGCCCCGGCTTGTTGGCCACCTTTGCCATCTGGCTGTGGGATTGGCATCCGCAGCTCTATATTCTCAGCGTCGCCCTGATGGTGTTTGGCCTGCTGCAACTCTGGGTGGCTCAGAGCCGTGCCCGTGGGAGCGCCGACAATGGCATGGCCACGGTAATGGATGACCTGTTCTCCATGCCTACCGCCATGAAGCAGCTGGCGGTGGTGCAGTTCTTTTCCTGGTTCGCCCTGTTCGCCATGTGGATCTACACCACGGCGGCGGTAACCGGCGTCCACTTCGGTTCCAGTGACCCCAGCTCCGCCGCGTATAACGAGGGCGCCAACTGGGTGGGGGTGTTGTTCGCCGCCTATAACGGCTTCTCCGCGCTGGCGGCAGTGGTGATCCCGGTGATGGTGCGCCACTTCGGACTGCGCCGCGCCCACCTGCTCAACTTGCTGCTGGGGGCCGCCGGTCTGGCTTCCTTCCTGGTGGTGTCGGACCCGACCCTGCTGCTGGTGGCGATGGTGGGGGTGGGCTTTGCCTGGGCCTCCATCCTGTCACTGCCCTACGCCATGCTGGCGGGGTGTCTGCCCGCCGCGAAGATGGGCGTCTATATGGGGATCTTCAACTTCTTTATCGTGATTCCTCAGCTGCTGGCAGCCAGCGTACTGGGGCTAATCCTGCGCCTCGGCTTTGATAACCAGCCGATCTACGCGCTGGCCATCGGCGCCGTCAGCCTGGTGATTGCCGGGGTGGCCACCCTGCGGGTCAGCCAGAATGGCGCGGCCCTCAGCCAAAGCCCCAGCGTGTCCTGA
- a CDS encoding alpha-amylase family glycosyl hydrolase encodes MMTVRPLALVMAALLSGCANSGAGSAPQSLAKSQPEYFGTAHPFASEAIYFLITDRFVDGDPDNNYPEDSGWDRPLRWDNGDVANVGFQGGDFRGVLDNADYITEMGFTAVWMTPIVANPADAFNGGDPIRRQGFAMDRGKAGYHGYWGVNFYQLDKHLPSPGLDYAAFTGAMSDKGLKTVLDVVINHGSPAYTMPEPLPGYGQLYDEQGRLVADHQNRPPQQLDPANQPLHRFFNTEPDLAQLADMNVEQAEVMDYFVGAYLKWLEQGAAAFRIDTVKHVPASAWAEFSRRIRAEYPDLFMFGEVYDFDAGVIGQYTFPDKGGMSVLDFPMKAALGQIFEQDAGFEVLASTLHLSGDTYANPYELTTFYDNHDMPRINASDEGFIDAHNWLFTARGIPVIYYGSEMGFERGKAEHAGNRNYFGVDNLEAARSHPIRQQLSRIAKVRQQSVALQRGLQLTLTLEGDSAIFYRVYQRGDEAQTALVLLNKGDTPMPVAEQRMMQSGQWRDAFSGEVVTLAEGEALVAEVPAHGVRVFLREGQIEGAELNSALAALQSR; translated from the coding sequence ATGATGACGGTACGTCCCCTTGCCCTGGTGATGGCCGCTCTGCTGAGCGGCTGTGCCAACAGCGGTGCCGGTTCGGCGCCCCAAAGCCTTGCTAAAAGTCAGCCAGAGTACTTTGGCACCGCCCACCCCTTTGCCAGTGAAGCGATCTACTTCCTGATCACCGACCGCTTTGTCGACGGTGACCCGGACAACAACTACCCGGAGGATTCCGGCTGGGACCGGCCCCTGCGCTGGGACAATGGCGATGTGGCCAATGTCGGCTTTCAGGGCGGGGATTTTCGCGGCGTGCTGGACAATGCGGATTACATTACCGAGATGGGGTTTACCGCCGTCTGGATGACCCCCATTGTTGCCAACCCGGCGGACGCCTTTAATGGCGGCGACCCGATCCGCCGCCAGGGTTTTGCCATGGACCGCGGCAAAGCGGGCTATCACGGCTACTGGGGGGTGAACTTCTACCAGCTGGATAAACACCTGCCGTCGCCGGGGCTGGACTACGCCGCGTTTACCGGGGCGATGTCGGATAAGGGCCTGAAAACCGTGCTGGACGTGGTGATCAACCACGGCTCACCGGCGTACACCATGCCGGAGCCGCTGCCGGGCTATGGCCAGCTCTATGACGAGCAGGGCCGACTGGTGGCCGATCACCAGAATCGGCCACCGCAGCAACTCGACCCGGCCAATCAGCCCCTGCACCGCTTCTTCAATACCGAGCCTGACCTGGCCCAGCTGGCGGACATGAACGTCGAGCAAGCCGAGGTGATGGACTACTTTGTCGGTGCCTACCTGAAGTGGCTGGAGCAGGGCGCGGCGGCGTTCCGAATCGACACCGTTAAGCACGTGCCGGCGTCCGCCTGGGCCGAGTTCAGCCGCCGCATCCGCGCCGAATACCCGGACCTGTTTATGTTTGGTGAGGTGTACGACTTCGATGCCGGGGTGATTGGCCAGTACACCTTCCCGGACAAGGGCGGTATGAGCGTGCTGGATTTCCCGATGAAAGCGGCGCTGGGGCAGATATTTGAGCAGGACGCCGGTTTTGAAGTGCTGGCCTCCACCCTGCACCTGAGTGGGGACACTTACGCCAACCCCTACGAGCTCACCACCTTCTACGATAACCACGACATGCCGCGGATCAACGCCAGCGACGAGGGCTTTATCGACGCCCACAACTGGCTGTTTACCGCCCGGGGGATCCCGGTCATCTACTACGGTTCCGAGATGGGATTTGAGCGCGGCAAGGCGGAGCACGCCGGTAACCGCAACTACTTTGGTGTGGACAATCTGGAGGCCGCCCGGTCGCATCCCATCCGTCAGCAGTTGAGTCGCATCGCCAAGGTGCGCCAGCAGTCGGTGGCACTGCAGCGGGGCCTGCAACTGACCCTGACTCTGGAGGGGGACAGCGCCATCTTCTATCGCGTTTATCAGCGTGGTGATGAGGCTCAGACCGCGCTGGTGCTGCTGAATAAGGGCGATACGCCGATGCCGGTGGCGGAACAGCGGATGATGCAGTCGGGTCAGTGGCGGGATGCCTTCAGCGGTGAGGTGGTCACGCTGGCCGAGGGCGAGGCTCTGGTGGCCGAGGTGCCGGCCCACGGTGTGCGGGTGTTTCTGCGCGAAGGCCAGATTGAAGGGGCCGAGCTGAACTCGGCCCTGGCGGCACTGCAATCCCGTTGA
- the cysC gene encoding adenylyl-sulfate kinase, with product MTENLTWHPHQITPDERRANKGHGAAVLWFTGLSGSGKSTIANALEQKLHQAGVHSYLLDGDNVRHGLNRDLGFSDDDRVENLRRVSEVAALMADAGLVVLTAFISPFRSERDAVRQRLPEGQFIEVFIDTPLAECERRDPKGLYQKARAGTIRQFTGIDSKYQAPEQPDVHLRADQLTPEQCAERLLAALRERGVIG from the coding sequence ATGACGGAAAATCTCACCTGGCACCCACACCAGATCACCCCGGATGAACGCCGGGCAAACAAAGGCCACGGCGCTGCGGTGCTGTGGTTCACCGGCCTGTCCGGTTCGGGCAAATCCACCATCGCCAACGCGCTGGAACAGAAGCTGCACCAGGCCGGAGTACACAGCTACCTGCTGGATGGTGACAACGTCCGCCACGGGCTGAACCGGGATCTCGGTTTCAGCGACGACGACCGGGTAGAGAACCTGCGCCGGGTCAGTGAAGTGGCGGCATTGATGGCGGACGCCGGACTGGTGGTGCTGACCGCCTTTATCTCACCATTCCGCTCTGAGCGCGACGCGGTGCGCCAGCGCCTGCCGGAGGGGCAGTTTATCGAGGTGTTTATCGATACTCCGTTGGCGGAGTGCGAGCGACGTGACCCCAAGGGGCTTTACCAGAAAGCCCGGGCCGGGACGATCCGCCAGTTCACTGGCATCGACTCCAAATACCAGGCCCCGGAGCAACCGGATGTGCATCTGCGGGCGGACCAGCTCACGCCCGAGCAGTGTGCCGAACGGTTGCTGGCCGCCCTGCGTGAGCGTGGGGTGATTGGGTGA
- the cysN gene encoding sulfate adenylyltransferase subunit CysN produces the protein MSHSSQLIEQDIQAYLKQHEQKALLRFITCGSVDDGKSTLIGRLLHDAKMIFEDQLAAIESDSKKVGTTGEKVDLALLVDGLQSEREQGITIDVAYRYFSTDKRKFIIADTPGHEQYTRNMATGASTADLAIILIDARYGVQVQTRRHSYLVSLLGIRQVVVAINKMDLVAFDQDRFDAIVADYQSLAEQLGLSQIHYVPMSALEGDNVVSASERTPWYQGEPLMTLLENVPLTGSDAGQSLRFPVQYVNRPNLDFRGYAGTLAAGTVAVGDPVVALPSGRTSTVKSIVTFDGELAQAHAGQAVTLTLTDEIDVSRGEMLVAPDSQPHHSSRLSAHLVWMSDTALVPGQEYLIKLGTKTTTGRVDRVEERVDINTLKPEAAETLALNEIGLVALTLSEAALFDRYQDNRQTGAFIVIDRLTNVTVGAGLVQAPLEPSLSRVSRARYSDFELELNALIRKQYPHWQVRDIRLDLDDEDGQ, from the coding sequence ATGAGTCACAGTTCCCAACTGATTGAGCAGGACATTCAGGCGTACCTGAAGCAGCACGAACAGAAAGCGCTGCTGCGCTTTATCACCTGCGGCAGCGTCGATGACGGCAAAAGCACTTTGATTGGGCGCCTGCTGCACGACGCCAAGATGATTTTTGAAGACCAGCTGGCGGCCATTGAGTCCGACAGCAAAAAGGTGGGCACCACCGGCGAGAAGGTGGACCTCGCCCTGTTGGTGGATGGCCTGCAGTCTGAGCGCGAGCAGGGCATCACCATTGACGTGGCCTATCGCTATTTTTCCACCGATAAGCGCAAGTTCATCATTGCCGACACCCCGGGACACGAACAGTACACCCGCAATATGGCGACCGGCGCGTCCACCGCTGACCTGGCGATCATCCTGATTGATGCCCGCTATGGCGTGCAGGTGCAGACCCGTCGTCACTCCTACCTGGTGTCACTGCTGGGCATCAGGCAGGTGGTGGTGGCGATCAACAAAATGGACCTGGTGGCGTTTGATCAGGACCGTTTTGACGCCATCGTCGCCGATTACCAGTCGCTGGCTGAGCAGCTGGGGCTGAGTCAGATCCACTATGTGCCGATGTCGGCGCTGGAGGGGGATAACGTGGTCAGCGCCAGTGAGCGCACCCCCTGGTACCAGGGCGAACCCCTGATGACCCTGCTGGAAAATGTCCCCCTGACCGGCAGCGATGCCGGCCAGTCACTGCGCTTCCCGGTGCAGTACGTGAACCGCCCCAACCTCGACTTCCGGGGTTACGCCGGTACGCTGGCGGCGGGCACCGTTGCCGTGGGCGACCCGGTGGTGGCACTGCCCTCCGGCCGCACCAGCACGGTCAAATCCATCGTCACCTTTGATGGCGAGCTGGCGCAGGCCCACGCGGGGCAGGCGGTGACCCTGACCCTTACTGACGAGATCGACGTCAGTCGCGGCGAGATGCTGGTGGCACCCGATTCGCAGCCCCATCACAGCAGCCGTTTGAGCGCGCACCTAGTGTGGATGAGTGACACCGCGCTGGTGCCGGGACAGGAGTACCTGATCAAGCTGGGCACCAAAACCACCACCGGTCGGGTAGACCGGGTGGAGGAGCGGGTGGACATCAATACCCTGAAACCGGAAGCGGCAGAGACCCTGGCGCTGAACGAGATTGGGCTGGTGGCGCTCACCCTCAGCGAAGCGGCGCTGTTTGACCGCTATCAGGACAACCGCCAGACCGGTGCCTTTATCGTGATTGACCGCCTGACTAACGTGACGGTCGGTGCCGGGTTGGTGCAGGCACCGCTGGAGCCGTCTCTGTCCCGGGTCAGCCGCGCCCGCTACAGCGATTTTGAGCTGGAGCTGAATGCCCTGATCCGCAAGCAGTATCCGCACTGGCAGGTTCGTGATATCCGCCTGGATCTGGATGACGAGGACGGCCAGTGA
- the glk gene encoding glucokinase, giving the protein MQKNELTLLVADIGGTNARFALAHCTGAGIEVSQARHFPSADFASLEAVARHYLDTLESAPALDGGCLAVAGPVAGERIALTNLNWYANVSELQRQLGLPRLAVINDFVAYAYSIPQLPDSQRQVVKPGEPMAGAPRVVLGPGTGFGVASLVPTERGWLAIPCEGGHISLAATNERQAALVEILRRRFPHVSVETVLCGRGLVNLYQAMGQLLNLPAPLTTPAEITSAAQGGQDLLARETLAEFCRWLGSVTADLVLAQGARGGACLGGGILPRIAEFLQHSDFTQAFGHKGLMTGYLEPVPVELALKSDTALMGAAAWFRDHG; this is encoded by the coding sequence ATGCAAAAGAACGAACTGACCCTGCTGGTGGCCGATATTGGTGGCACAAACGCCCGGTTTGCCCTGGCCCATTGCACCGGGGCCGGCATTGAGGTCAGCCAGGCGCGCCACTTCCCCAGTGCCGATTTCGCCTCACTGGAAGCGGTGGCTCGGCACTACCTCGACACGCTGGAATCGGCTCCGGCACTGGATGGTGGTTGTCTGGCAGTCGCTGGGCCGGTGGCGGGGGAGCGCATCGCCCTGACCAACCTGAACTGGTACGCCAACGTCAGCGAGTTGCAGCGTCAGCTGGGGTTGCCGCGATTGGCGGTGATCAACGATTTTGTCGCTTACGCCTACTCCATTCCGCAACTGCCGGACAGCCAGCGCCAGGTGGTGAAGCCCGGTGAGCCGATGGCCGGTGCTCCGCGGGTAGTGCTCGGGCCGGGAACCGGCTTCGGAGTGGCCTCGCTGGTGCCCACCGAGCGGGGCTGGCTGGCGATCCCATGTGAAGGGGGCCACATCAGTCTGGCCGCCACCAATGAACGTCAGGCGGCGCTGGTGGAGATCCTGCGGCGTCGCTTCCCCCATGTGTCGGTGGAAACCGTGCTGTGCGGGCGCGGGCTGGTGAACCTGTATCAGGCGATGGGGCAGCTGCTCAACCTGCCGGCACCCCTGACCACACCGGCGGAGATCACCTCCGCCGCGCAGGGCGGCCAGGACCTGCTGGCGCGGGAAACGCTGGCGGAGTTCTGCCGGTGGCTGGGCAGCGTCACGGCGGACCTGGTGCTGGCCCAGGGCGCCCGGGGCGGCGCCTGCCTCGGCGGCGGTATCCTGCCACGCATCGCCGAGTTCCTGCAGCACAGCGACTTTACCCAGGCCTTTGGCCACAAGGGGCTGATGACCGGCTATCTGGAACCGGTGCCGGTGGAGTTGGCACTGAAAAGCGATACCGCCCTGATGGGGGCGGCGGCCTGGTTCCGCGACCACGGTTGA
- a CDS encoding SLC13 family permease translates to MSLTLAQWSVVALAVGLVVALVLSRARPVMLFAAVGLGTVLLGVIEPPRLLVLAANPAVITLLLLLLVSAALEKTGLLSLVGRYLFRPGYRTTLARMGTGTMVSSAFLNNTAVVAAMAGAVSRQPDHLPSRLLLPLSYAAILGGTLTLVGTSTHLVVNSVLMEQGETPLALFDFLPVGLAVAVAGLGLLLLLAGMLPRHPKAPEADNPYFIDAEVLADSPLVGRSVQQNGLRALQGLYLAEIVRDGQLLAPVTPELVLQRGDKLVFCGDVNQLGELQRFKGLSLFAGSNGLLKQNLVEVLVSPTSPIVGKTLKESDFRARFDAAVVAMRRRGTRLSGKLGTIPLQGGDILVLAVGERFIKRPQLSRHFYPIGGTELSRPLARWQELLAVGGFAVTLLANLLWSVPLYVGLAVLLMALLGSGVLNSNDVRQRFPFELWVIITGALALAEGFSQSGLAGLIADALQQRLSDGGVMMAFIGVYLAALVTTELMTNNAAAALVLPLALSLAHAFGVSAMPFIMAVAYGASASFISPFSYQTHMMVMNLGDYRKRDYARLGVPLSLLYSGLVLWLIPHLFPF, encoded by the coding sequence GTGAGCCTGACTCTGGCGCAATGGTCGGTGGTGGCACTGGCGGTGGGCCTGGTGGTCGCGCTGGTGCTGTCCCGGGCCCGTCCGGTGATGCTGTTCGCCGCCGTGGGCCTGGGCACCGTGCTGCTGGGGGTCATTGAGCCGCCGCGCCTGCTGGTGCTGGCGGCCAACCCGGCGGTGATCACCCTGCTGCTGCTGTTGCTGGTGTCTGCGGCGCTGGAGAAAACCGGGCTGCTGAGCCTGGTGGGACGTTACCTGTTCCGGCCCGGCTACCGCACCACGCTGGCGCGGATGGGCACCGGCACCATGGTCAGTTCGGCGTTTCTCAATAATACCGCCGTGGTGGCGGCGATGGCGGGCGCGGTCAGTCGCCAGCCCGACCACCTGCCGTCGCGTCTGCTGCTGCCCCTCTCTTACGCTGCCATTCTGGGCGGCACCCTCACCCTGGTGGGCACCTCCACCCATCTGGTGGTGAATTCGGTGTTGATGGAACAGGGGGAAACCCCGCTGGCGCTGTTCGATTTTCTCCCGGTTGGCTTGGCGGTGGCGGTGGCCGGGCTGGGCCTGTTGCTGCTGTTGGCCGGCATGCTGCCGCGTCATCCCAAGGCGCCGGAGGCGGACAATCCCTACTTTATTGATGCCGAAGTGCTGGCGGACAGTCCGCTGGTGGGGCGCAGCGTGCAGCAGAACGGACTGCGCGCCCTGCAGGGCCTCTATCTGGCGGAGATTGTCCGGGATGGCCAGTTGTTGGCGCCGGTGACGCCGGAGCTGGTGCTGCAGCGCGGGGATAAACTGGTGTTTTGCGGGGACGTCAACCAGCTGGGCGAGCTGCAACGCTTTAAAGGACTGTCGCTGTTTGCCGGCAGCAACGGTTTGCTGAAACAGAACCTGGTGGAGGTGCTGGTCAGCCCCACCTCACCCATTGTCGGCAAAACCCTTAAGGAGTCGGATTTCCGCGCCCGTTTCGATGCTGCTGTGGTGGCGATGCGTCGCCGTGGCACCCGCTTGTCGGGCAAACTTGGCACCATTCCGCTGCAAGGCGGCGATATCCTGGTGCTGGCGGTAGGGGAGCGCTTTATCAAGCGGCCCCAGCTGAGCCGCCACTTCTACCCCATCGGCGGCACCGAGCTGAGCCGGCCCCTGGCCCGCTGGCAGGAGCTGCTGGCGGTGGGCGGTTTTGCCGTCACGCTGCTGGCCAACCTGTTGTGGTCGGTGCCCCTGTATGTGGGTCTGGCGGTGTTGCTGATGGCGCTGCTGGGCAGCGGGGTGCTGAACAGCAACGATGTGCGCCAGCGGTTTCCCTTTGAGCTTTGGGTGATCATCACCGGCGCTCTGGCGTTGGCCGAGGGGTTCAGCCAGAGTGGACTGGCGGGGTTGATCGCCGATGCGCTGCAGCAACGCCTCAGTGACGGCGGTGTGATGATGGCTTTTATCGGGGTGTACCTGGCGGCTCTGGTAACCACCGAACTGATGACCAACAACGCGGCAGCCGCTTTGGTGCTGCCCTTGGCACTGAGCCTGGCCCATGCCTTTGGGGTCAGCGCCATGCCCTTTATTATGGCGGTGGCCTACGGCGCCAGCGCCAGCTTTATCAGCCCGTTCAGCTACCAGACCCACATGATGGTGATGAACCTGGGCGATTATCGTAAGCGGGATTACGCGCGCCTCGGGGTGCCCCTGTCGCTGCTGTACAGTGGCCTGGTGCTGTGGCTGATCCCGCACCTGTTTCCTTTCTGA
- the cysD gene encoding sulfate adenylyltransferase subunit CysD, giving the protein MQGAGKMDKQRMTHLKQLEAESIHIFREVVAEFDNPVMLYSIGKDSSVLLHLARKAFYPGKLPFPLLHVDTDWKFREMIAFRDRLAKEYELDLIVHKNPRGLALGINPFDHGSATHTDVMKTEALKQALDQHRFDAAFGGARRDEEKSRAKERVYSFRDQHHRWDPKNQRPELWNLYNGKVNPGESIRVFPLSNWTELDIWQYIYLENIEIVPLYLAAPRPVVERDGSLIMVDDERMPLAPGEAPEQRMVRFRTLGCYPLTGAVESEADSLEGIIQEMLLTKTSERQGRVIDHDSSGSMEKKKVEGYF; this is encoded by the coding sequence ATTCAAGGAGCAGGGAAGATGGACAAACAACGCATGACTCACTTGAAGCAGTTGGAGGCCGAGAGCATCCACATCTTCCGTGAGGTTGTGGCCGAGTTTGATAACCCGGTGATGCTGTATTCCATTGGTAAGGACTCCTCCGTATTGCTGCACCTGGCCCGCAAAGCCTTCTACCCCGGCAAGCTGCCGTTTCCTCTGTTGCACGTCGATACCGACTGGAAATTCCGTGAAATGATCGCGTTTCGCGATCGCCTGGCCAAAGAGTATGAGCTGGACCTGATTGTCCATAAGAACCCCCGTGGTCTTGCCCTGGGCATCAACCCCTTTGACCACGGCAGCGCCACCCACACCGACGTGATGAAAACCGAAGCGCTGAAGCAGGCGCTGGACCAGCACCGCTTCGATGCGGCCTTCGGCGGCGCCCGCCGGGACGAGGAGAAGTCCCGTGCCAAGGAGCGGGTGTACTCCTTCCGGGACCAACACCATCGCTGGGACCCGAAGAATCAGCGCCCGGAGCTGTGGAACCTCTACAACGGCAAAGTGAACCCCGGCGAAAGCATCCGCGTCTTCCCCCTGTCCAACTGGACCGAACTGGATATCTGGCAATACATCTACCTGGAGAACATCGAGATCGTACCGCTGTACCTGGCCGCACCGCGTCCGGTGGTGGAGCGCGACGGCAGCCTGATCATGGTGGACGATGAGCGTATGCCGCTGGCCCCTGGAGAGGCGCCGGAGCAGCGCATGGTGCGGTTCCGTACCCTCGGTTGCTACCCCCTGACCGGCGCGGTGGAGTCCGAAGCCGACTCGCTGGAGGGGATCATCCAGGAGATGCTGCTGACCAAAACGTCAGAGCGGCAGGGCAGGGTGATCGACCACGACAGCAGTGGCTCGATGGAGAAGAAGAAAGTGGAAGGCTATTTCTGA
- a CDS encoding LacI family DNA-binding transcriptional regulator has product MKGKATSFDIAHLAGVSQSTVSRALRNSPLVKAETIEKVQRIARELNYKVDKHASSLRSQQSATLALLLFEDPTTDDSLINPFFLSMLGSITRACARQGFDLLVSFQQLSDDWHADYEDSHKADGIILLGYGDDVDYQPKLKQLDQQGTRYVRWGPLSEGRGLSVGCDNRQGGQDASQHLIALGRRRIAFIGNASHHYPEFFARYQGYVRALLEAGLSIEPALQQDAITTEQAGFDAVTTLLDRGTDFDAIFAASDLIAVGAMQALQARGLRVPDDVAVVGFDDIPVARFASPPLTTVRQDTKRAGEQLVESLVRQIRGEPVRSVTIPTQLVPRKSCGEA; this is encoded by the coding sequence ATGAAAGGCAAAGCGACCTCCTTCGACATCGCCCACCTGGCTGGGGTGTCTCAATCCACCGTGTCCCGTGCGTTGCGCAACAGTCCGCTGGTTAAAGCGGAGACCATTGAAAAGGTTCAGCGCATCGCCCGTGAACTCAACTACAAAGTGGATAAGCACGCCAGCAGCTTGCGTTCCCAACAGAGCGCCACTCTGGCACTGCTGCTGTTTGAGGATCCAACCACGGATGACTCCCTGATCAACCCCTTTTTCCTGTCGATGCTGGGCTCCATTACCCGGGCCTGCGCCCGACAGGGCTTTGACCTGCTGGTGTCGTTCCAGCAGCTGTCGGATGACTGGCATGCCGACTATGAGGACAGCCACAAAGCCGATGGCATCATCCTGCTCGGCTACGGTGATGACGTCGACTACCAGCCCAAGCTGAAACAGCTCGACCAGCAAGGCACCCGCTACGTGCGCTGGGGCCCGCTGTCGGAAGGGCGCGGCCTGTCGGTGGGCTGCGACAATCGTCAGGGCGGCCAGGACGCCAGTCAGCACCTGATTGCACTGGGTCGTCGCCGCATCGCCTTTATCGGTAACGCCTCGCACCACTATCCGGAGTTCTTTGCCCGTTATCAGGGCTACGTCCGGGCCCTGCTGGAGGCAGGACTCAGCATTGAACCCGCCCTGCAACAGGATGCCATCACCACCGAACAGGCCGGTTTCGATGCGGTCACCACTCTGCTGGACCGTGGCACCGACTTCGATGCCATCTTCGCCGCCAGCGACCTGATCGCGGTCGGTGCCATGCAGGCGTTGCAGGCCCGGGGCCTGCGGGTGCCGGACGACGTGGCCGTGGTCGGCTTTGACGACATTCCGGTGGCACGTTTTGCCTCGCCGCCGCTCACCACCGTTCGCCAGGACACCAAACGGGCCGGAGAACAGCTGGTGGAGAGTTTGGTGCGGCAGATCCGGGGCGAGCCGGTGCGCTCCGTCACCATCCCCACTCAACTGGTCCCCCGCAAGAGTTGCGGCGAAGCCTGA